A genomic window from Camelina sativa cultivar DH55 chromosome 2, Cs, whole genome shotgun sequence includes:
- the LOC104751561 gene encoding uncharacterized protein LOC104751561, whose product MVGFHLTVADRQKFLFHNLKSEEAERRLPEQQKVCSDDLATHFEETLLLKLPENYQSVLNQSLISEVDDMVPLPLLNTFVVCRSNNFVSLSSLYELEGEIPETVEMERGDLYKIVKGAFESGQIDLI is encoded by the exons ATGGTTGGTTTTCATTTGACTGTTGCAGATAGACAAAAGTTTTTGTTCCACAACCTCAAGTCAGAAGAAGCTGAAAGACGGCTTCCTGAGCAACAGAAG GTGTGCTCTGATGATTTAGCAACGCATTTCGAAGAGACTTTACTGCTTAAGTTGCCTGAGAATTATCAGTCGGTTCTCAACCAATCCCTTATTAGTGAAGTGGACGATATGG TGCCGCTCCCGCTTTTGAACACCTTTGTTGTTTGTCGAAGCAACAACTTTGTCTCCCTCAGTAGTCTCTATGAACTAGA AGGAGAGATCCCCGAGACTGTGGAGATGGAGCGCGGTGATCTCTACAAGATTGTAAAAGGAGCATTCGAATCTGGTCAAATTGACTTGATCTGA
- the LOC104723559 gene encoding uncharacterized protein LOC104723559, with protein sequence MVEQDLNKTAELVKKKCAEVCSAKSVEIASSEVIEGDPRNIMLEAVERHHACVLVLGSHGYGAVKRVFLGSVSDYLAHHAHCSVMIVKKPKAKSTSTEQH encoded by the coding sequence ATGGTGGAACAAGATTTGAACAAGACTGCTGAACTGGTTAAGAAGAAGTGCGCCGAAGTATGCTCGGCTAAATCCGTTGAAATCGCGTCTTCGGAGGTGATTGAAGGAGATCCGAGGAATATAATGTTGGAAGCCGTGGAGAGACATCATGCATGTGTTCTTGTCCTTGGTAGCCATGGTTATGGAGCTGTCAAGAGGGTGTTTTTGGGGAGCGTAAGTGACTATTTAGCTCATCACGCACATTGCTCCGTGATGATCGTCAAGAAGCCTAAGGCTAAATCTACTTCTACTGAACAACACTAA
- the LOC104723570 gene encoding universal stress protein PHOS34-like yields MASSGSDHQRVVVVGVDDSSHSYHALETALDLFFIPFKANPQFKLVVVHARPTATSFIGAAGPGTVDIIPMVEQDLNKTAELVKKKSAEVCSAKSVEMASSEVIEGDPRNIMLEAVERHHACVLVLGSHGYGAVKRVFLGSVSDYLAHHAHCSVMIVKKPKAKSTSTEQH; encoded by the coding sequence ATGGCTAGTAGTGGAAGTGATCATCAGCGTGTGGTGGTCGTAGGAGTAGATGATTCATCACATAGCTACCATGCACTCGAGACGGCTCTCGATCTCTTCTTCATACCTTTCAAGGCCAACCCACAATTCAAACTTGTCGTTGTTCACGCCCGACCAACAGCGACCTCCTTCATCGGGGCTGCTGGTCCCGGAACGGTAGATATAATACCAATGGTGGAACAAGATTTGAACAAGACTGCGGAATTAGTTAAGAAGAAGTCCGCCGAAGTATGCTCGGCTAAATCTGTTGAGATGGCGTCTTCGGAGGTGATTGAAGGAGATCCGAGGAATATAATGTTGGAAGCCGTGGAGAGACATCATGCATGTGTTCTTGTCCTTGGTAGCCATGGTTATGGAGCTGTCAAGAGGGTGTTTTTGGGGAGCGTAAGTGACTATTTAGCTCATCACGCACATTGCTCCGTGATGATCGTCAAGAAGCCTAAGGCTAAATCTACTTCTACTGAACAACACTAA